Proteins from a genomic interval of Prevotella sp. E13-27:
- a CDS encoding GNAT family N-acetyltransferase: MYSPMTVEQLLSECDLVRLTEEKLADCKPFSCGEGDLDELFTKDCLVNQRKLLGKTYLFCLKNQPDTIVTAFSLSNDSIRLTNRIADEYKEQFLDDTDLRDKTLKRFPAVLIGRLGTNKDFAGHGYGTAIMDFIKVLFRTNNRTGCRFLIVDALNRPDTLHYYEKNGFRYLIADERLEAKYMGIGVGHLPLNTRLMYFDLLKLKVNS, from the coding sequence ATGTACAGCCCTATGACCGTAGAGCAGCTTCTAAGCGAATGTGACCTCGTACGTCTCACAGAAGAAAAACTTGCCGATTGCAAGCCTTTCAGTTGTGGTGAAGGTGACCTTGATGAGTTATTTACCAAAGATTGCCTTGTCAATCAGCGAAAGCTGCTTGGCAAGACCTACTTATTCTGTCTAAAAAATCAGCCTGATACCATAGTCACCGCTTTTTCACTCTCTAACGACAGCATCCGTCTGACCAACCGCATTGCCGATGAATACAAGGAGCAGTTTCTTGATGATACAGACTTGCGCGACAAGACGTTGAAGCGTTTCCCAGCCGTACTCATCGGTCGTCTTGGTACGAACAAGGACTTTGCTGGTCATGGCTATGGAACGGCCATCATGGACTTTATTAAAGTGCTCTTCCGCACCAATAACCGCACGGGTTGCCGTTTCCTTATTGTCGATGCGTTGAACCGCCCAGATACGCTCCATTATTACGAGAAGAACGGCTTCCGTTATCTTATTGCTGACGAACGGCTGGAGGCAAAATACATGGGTATAGGTGTAGGTCACCTGCCGCTTAATACCCGTCTGATGTATTTCGATTTGCTTAAACTGAAAGTAAACTCATAA
- a CDS encoding IS4 family transposase produces the protein MNAGNTVFSQLMSLIPDYELRKCIDRYRGDFHARRFTCRDQFLVMSYAQLTSSASLRSIEAQLTAFNSKLYHAGLKVMPKSTLADMNEKKDWRIYQDYAMVLVERAKVLYKDEYYRLGIDNMVYAFDSSTINLCLHLCPWAKFHHDKGAFKMHTLIDVKNNIPNFIMLTPGNVHDTQAMDSLPVEAGAYYLMDKGYVDFDRLFRLFQQQKAYFVTRAKDNMKYSVFEAREVDRQTGVISDESISLTGLFTAKKYPDLLRLVVYEDFAQNVVYRFLTNDFTLEAITIAELYRERWTIETFFKWIKQHLHIKTFYGTSQNAVFTQIWIAICDYLLLIIALKMYHIEQNLYIFSNVIGQVLFERTPLNELFDKPIINQNPEDDRQLSLW, from the coding sequence ATGAATGCCGGAAATACTGTATTCTCGCAACTGATGTCTCTCATCCCTGACTACGAGCTCAGGAAATGTATTGACAGATATAGAGGGGATTTTCATGCAAGACGATTCACTTGCCGTGACCAGTTCCTTGTCATGAGTTATGCTCAGCTGACCAGCAGCGCAAGCCTTCGTAGCATAGAGGCTCAGTTGACTGCTTTCAACTCCAAGTTGTATCATGCCGGTCTGAAGGTGATGCCCAAGTCCACTCTCGCCGACATGAACGAGAAGAAGGACTGGCGTATCTATCAGGACTACGCAATGGTACTTGTCGAGAGGGCTAAAGTCCTGTATAAAGATGAATACTATCGGTTGGGAATTGACAATATGGTGTATGCCTTTGACAGCAGTACCATCAACCTGTGTCTGCATCTCTGTCCATGGGCGAAGTTCCATCATGACAAAGGTGCTTTCAAGATGCACACTTTGATTGATGTAAAGAACAACATACCCAACTTCATCATGCTTACTCCTGGCAATGTGCATGATACTCAGGCTATGGACAGCTTGCCTGTAGAAGCAGGGGCTTACTATCTGATGGATAAAGGCTATGTGGACTTTGACCGTCTGTTCCGTCTCTTCCAACAGCAGAAGGCTTACTTTGTAACCAGAGCAAAGGACAACATGAAATATTCCGTATTCGAGGCAAGAGAGGTTGACAGGCAGACTGGCGTCATCTCTGACGAGTCCATCAGTCTTACTGGTCTCTTTACAGCCAAGAAGTACCCTGATTTGTTGCGTCTGGTCGTCTATGAGGACTTTGCGCAGAACGTAGTGTATCGATTCCTGACGAATGACTTCACCCTTGAAGCAATTACCATTGCGGAACTGTACCGAGAGCGCTGGACTATCGAAACGTTCTTCAAATGGATCAAGCAGCACCTGCACATCAAGACGTTCTATGGGACGTCCCAAAACGCAGTCTTCACACAGATATGGATTGCCATCTGTGACTACCTGCTGCTTATTATTGCTCTGAAGATGTATCATATCGAACAAAATCTTTACATATTCTCTAATGTCATCGGCCAAGTTCTCTTTGAGAGGACTCCGCTGAATGAACTTTTTGACAAACCAATTATTAATCAAAATCCGGAAGATGACCGCCAACTTTCGCTTTGGTGA
- a CDS encoding IS110 family transposase has protein sequence MKPNFKPGKWFMQCVGIDIAKGTFTACLCMYEFDQGCSTAPVVFNNDKTGFNQFVKWSRKEALKGYPLRYVMEPTGVYYEQLASHLNKLSLNVCVVLPNKAREFAKYEGILTKTDNMDAYTLGMLGCLDKRLKPWAPPSPIYRELRQMTRFVADINKVKTQLRNHLEALAHSEIAEKSIVKHYNKLINEIDKQLDSNQKAIREKIKQEPGLSERIDRITTINGIGFMTVATVVAETNGFALITNRKQLTRYAGLDVPAHQSGPVDPKRHISKQGNVHIRTALYFPAIVSTQCNPQMKDFYGRLCDRNTQSKMIGVTATMRKLLLLIYSLWKSGEKYDPTRNKTACDKQKKEAETTEGQPHGIDVGTLAEE, from the coding sequence ATGAAACCGAATTTCAAACCTGGCAAGTGGTTTATGCAGTGCGTGGGAATCGACATTGCAAAGGGTACGTTCACGGCCTGCCTGTGTATGTATGAGTTCGATCAGGGATGCTCTACCGCCCCTGTAGTGTTTAACAACGACAAGACTGGTTTCAACCAGTTCGTCAAATGGAGCCGTAAAGAGGCTCTGAAGGGCTACCCTCTGCGCTATGTGATGGAACCCACTGGTGTCTATTACGAGCAGCTGGCATCCCATCTGAACAAACTCAGTCTGAACGTCTGCGTTGTGTTGCCTAACAAGGCCCGTGAGTTTGCAAAGTACGAGGGTATCCTCACAAAGACCGATAACATGGATGCCTATACTCTTGGGATGCTTGGGTGTTTGGACAAGCGCCTCAAACCTTGGGCACCGCCATCTCCTATCTATAGGGAACTGCGACAGATGACGCGTTTCGTGGCCGACATCAACAAGGTCAAGACACAGTTGAGGAACCATCTGGAGGCACTCGCACACAGCGAGATAGCGGAGAAGAGCATCGTCAAGCACTATAACAAACTTATCAACGAGATAGACAAACAGCTGGACAGTAATCAGAAGGCCATCCGCGAGAAGATCAAGCAGGAGCCCGGACTGTCAGAGCGTATTGACCGTATCACAACCATCAACGGCATAGGGTTTATGACTGTAGCTACAGTGGTTGCAGAGACAAATGGCTTTGCGCTGATAACTAACCGCAAGCAACTGACAAGATATGCAGGGCTTGATGTTCCTGCACATCAGTCGGGACCTGTAGACCCTAAGCGTCACATCTCAAAGCAGGGAAACGTACACATCAGAACGGCACTCTATTTTCCTGCCATTGTCAGCACTCAGTGTAATCCTCAGATGAAAGATTTCTATGGGCGCCTATGTGACAGGAATACACAGTCGAAAATGATTGGAGTGACAGCCACCATGCGCAAGCTACTACTGCTCATATACAGCCTTTGGAAAAGTGGAGAGAAGTATGACCCGACACGTAACAAAACTGCATGTGATAAGCAAAAGAAAGAGGCTGAAACCACTGAAGGCCAGCCTCACGGGATAGATGTTGGGACATTGGCTGAAGAATAG
- the rpiB gene encoding ribose 5-phosphate isomerase B, with amino-acid sequence MEIKTIGLASDHAGYALKQFVKKYLEEKGYEFKDYGTYTEDSCDYSDFGHALAEGIEKGEVFPGIAICGSGEGINMTLNKHQSIRAGLCWIPEIAHLIRQHNNANVLVMPGRFIDEDMARKIMDEYFSTEFEGGRHQKRIDKIPVK; translated from the coding sequence ATGGAAATAAAAACAATCGGTCTCGCCAGCGATCACGCTGGCTATGCTCTTAAGCAGTTTGTGAAGAAGTACCTCGAGGAAAAGGGCTACGAGTTCAAGGACTATGGCACCTACACAGAGGACTCATGCGACTATAGCGACTTCGGACACGCACTTGCAGAGGGCATTGAGAAAGGTGAGGTGTTCCCAGGCATTGCCATCTGTGGCAGTGGCGAGGGCATCAACATGACCTTGAACAAACATCAGAGCATACGCGCTGGTCTGTGCTGGATTCCAGAGATAGCACATCTCATACGTCAGCACAACAATGCAAATGTTCTTGTCATGCCAGGTCGTTTCATCGACGAGGATATGGCTCGCAAGATTATGGACGAATATTTCTCAACAGAGTTTGAGGGTGGTCGCCATCAGAAGCGTATTGACAAGATTCCTGTAAAGTAA
- a CDS encoding transketolase family protein — translation MNDNKVMYKAADNIRILAASMVEKAKSGHPGGAMGGADFINTLYSEFLVYDPENPAWEGRDRFFLDPGHMAPMLYSQLALIGKYTLEDLKNLRQWGSVTPGHPEREIERGIENTSGPLGQGHCFAVGAAIAAKFLKARLGNVMNQTIYAYISDGGVQEEISQGAGRIAGNLGLDNLIMFYDANDIQLSTKTEVVTCEDTAKKYEAWGWFVQKIDGNNVDEIREAIKKAQAEKNRPSLIIGHCVMGKGARKADGSSYESNCATHGAPLGGDAYINTMKNLGADPENPFQIFPEVQELYAKRREELKKICAERYAEKAEWAKGHPEQAKQLEEWFSGKAPKIDWSKVEQKPGCATRNASATVLGQLAEQVPNMICASADLSNSDNTNGFLKKTKDMVRGDFSGAFFEAGVAELTMACCCIGMALHGGVIPACGTFFVFSDYMKPAVRMAALMELPVKFIWTHDAFRVGEDGPTHEPVEQEAQIRLMEKLKNHHGKNSVLVVRPADAEETTVCWRMAMENIDTPTALIFSRQNIEMLPEGNDYNQATKGAYVVAGSDENYDVILLASGSEVSTLEAGAKLLREDGVKVRIVSVPSEGLFRSQSKEYQQSVLPAGKKKFGLTAGLPVNLEGLVGADGTVWGLESFGFSAPYKVLDEKLGFTGENVYKQVKALLK, via the coding sequence ATGAACGACAACAAAGTGATGTACAAAGCAGCCGACAATATCCGTATTCTGGCTGCTTCAATGGTTGAGAAAGCAAAGTCTGGTCACCCAGGTGGTGCTATGGGTGGTGCCGATTTTATCAACACTCTCTACAGCGAGTTCCTTGTTTATGACCCAGAGAATCCCGCATGGGAAGGTCGTGACCGTTTCTTCCTCGACCCAGGCCACATGGCTCCAATGCTCTACAGCCAGCTTGCTCTCATTGGCAAGTACACTCTCGAGGATCTGAAGAATCTTCGTCAGTGGGGTTCAGTAACTCCTGGTCACCCAGAGCGCGAGATTGAGCGTGGCATTGAGAATACATCAGGTCCCCTCGGACAGGGTCACTGCTTCGCAGTAGGTGCTGCCATCGCTGCCAAGTTCCTGAAGGCTCGTCTGGGCAACGTTATGAACCAGACCATCTATGCATACATCTCTGACGGTGGTGTGCAGGAGGAAATCTCTCAGGGTGCAGGTCGTATCGCAGGTAACCTTGGTCTTGACAACCTCATCATGTTCTATGACGCTAACGACATTCAGCTCTCAACAAAGACTGAGGTCGTAACATGCGAGGACACAGCAAAGAAATATGAGGCATGGGGATGGTTCGTTCAGAAAATCGACGGAAACAATGTTGACGAGATTCGCGAGGCCATCAAGAAGGCACAGGCTGAGAAGAACCGTCCTTCACTCATCATCGGTCACTGCGTAATGGGTAAGGGCGCTCGCAAGGCTGACGGCTCTTCTTATGAGAGCAACTGCGCTACCCACGGTGCTCCTCTCGGTGGCGATGCTTACATCAACACCATGAAGAACCTCGGCGCTGATCCTGAGAATCCATTCCAGATCTTCCCAGAGGTACAGGAGCTTTATGCAAAGCGTCGCGAGGAACTGAAGAAGATCTGCGCTGAGCGCTATGCTGAGAAGGCAGAGTGGGCAAAGGGACATCCAGAGCAGGCTAAGCAGCTCGAGGAGTGGTTCAGCGGCAAGGCTCCAAAGATTGACTGGAGCAAGGTTGAGCAGAAGCCTGGTTGCGCTACACGTAACGCATCAGCTACCGTTCTCGGTCAGCTGGCTGAGCAGGTTCCTAACATGATCTGCGCATCTGCCGACCTTTCTAACTCTGATAATACTAATGGCTTCCTGAAGAAGACCAAGGACATGGTTCGTGGCGACTTCAGTGGTGCATTCTTCGAGGCAGGTGTTGCTGAGCTCACCATGGCTTGCTGCTGCATCGGTATGGCTCTTCACGGTGGTGTTATCCCAGCTTGCGGTACCTTCTTTGTATTCTCTGACTACATGAAGCCCGCTGTACGTATGGCTGCCCTCATGGAGCTGCCTGTTAAGTTCATCTGGACTCACGATGCCTTCCGTGTAGGTGAGGATGGTCCTACCCACGAGCCTGTTGAGCAGGAGGCACAGATCCGTCTGATGGAGAAGCTGAAGAACCACCACGGTAAGAACTCTGTATTGGTAGTTCGTCCTGCTGATGCTGAGGAGACCACCGTTTGCTGGCGCATGGCTATGGAGAACATCGATACTCCTACAGCACTCATCTTCTCTCGTCAGAACATCGAGATGCTGCCAGAGGGCAACGACTACAACCAGGCAACAAAGGGTGCTTACGTTGTAGCTGGCTCAGACGAGAACTACGATGTTATCCTGCTTGCTTCTGGTTCAGAGGTTTCTACTCTCGAGGCTGGTGCTAAGCTCCTCCGCGAGGATGGCGTAAAGGTTCGCATCGTGAGCGTTCCTTCTGAGGGTCTGTTCCGCAGCCAGTCTAAGGAGTATCAGCAGAGCGTTCTGCCTGCTGGCAAGAAGAAGTTCGGTCTCACCGCTGGTCTGCCTGTTAACCTCGAGGGTCTGGTAGGTGCCGACGGTACTGTTTGGGGTCTCGAGAGCTTCGGCTTCTCTGCTCCTTACAAGGTGCTCGACGAGAAGCTCGGCTTCACTGGCGAGAATGTTTACAAGCAGGTGAAAGCTCTACTCAAATAA
- the prfA gene encoding peptide chain release factor 1, with protein MENNSILQKLDGLEARFEEVSTLITDPSVIADQQRFVKLTKEYKDLGDIMDARRRYITCLNSIKEAKDILANEDDPEMKEIAREELAENEALQPQLEEEIKIALIPKDPEDGKNVQMEIRAGTGGDEACLFAGDLFKMYKNYCESKGWQLSVTDFNEGAVGGYKEIDFAVSGADVYGTLKYESGVHRVQRVPVTESNGRMQTSAATVAVLPEADKFEVHINEGEIKWDTFRSSGAGGQNVNKVESGVRLRYMWKNPNTGETEEILIECTETRDQPKNKERALSRLYTFIYDKEHQKYVDDIASRRKTLVSTGDRSAKIRTYNFPQGRVTDHRIGYTTHDLQGFLAGDIQAMIDALTVAENAERMKESEL; from the coding sequence ATGGAGAATAATAGCATACTACAGAAACTTGACGGACTGGAGGCTCGCTTTGAGGAGGTGTCGACATTGATTACAGACCCTTCTGTGATAGCCGATCAGCAGCGCTTTGTAAAGCTGACAAAGGAATATAAAGACCTGGGCGACATCATGGATGCACGCCGTCGTTATATCACATGTCTGAACAGCATCAAAGAGGCAAAGGACATTCTTGCTAACGAGGATGATCCTGAGATGAAGGAGATAGCTCGTGAGGAGCTGGCTGAAAACGAGGCTCTACAGCCACAACTGGAGGAGGAGATAAAGATAGCACTCATTCCGAAAGACCCAGAAGACGGCAAAAACGTACAGATGGAGATACGTGCAGGAACAGGCGGCGACGAGGCTTGTCTGTTTGCCGGTGACTTGTTCAAGATGTACAAGAACTACTGCGAGTCGAAGGGCTGGCAGCTATCAGTAACCGACTTCAACGAGGGTGCCGTTGGCGGATACAAGGAGATTGACTTCGCTGTATCAGGAGCCGATGTGTATGGCACGCTGAAATATGAGTCAGGTGTACACCGTGTGCAGCGTGTGCCTGTAACAGAGTCTAACGGACGCATGCAGACATCGGCAGCAACTGTTGCCGTGCTTCCAGAGGCTGACAAGTTCGAGGTTCACATCAACGAAGGTGAGATAAAGTGGGACACATTCCGCTCATCGGGTGCTGGTGGTCAGAACGTGAACAAGGTGGAGTCTGGCGTGCGTCTGCGCTACATGTGGAAGAACCCAAACACTGGCGAGACGGAAGAGATTCTCATTGAGTGTACTGAGACCCGCGACCAGCCAAAGAACAAGGAGCGTGCTCTCTCGCGTCTGTACACGTTTATCTATGACAAGGAGCACCAGAAATATGTTGATGACATTGCTTCGCGTCGTAAGACCCTCGTGAGCACTGGCGACCGCTCTGCAAAGATTCGCACATATAACTTCCCACAGGGACGAGTGACGGACCATCGCATAGGCTATACGACTCATGACCTGCAGGGATTCCTCGCTGGCGACATACAGGCAATGATTGATGCGCTGACAGTGGCTGAGAATGCAGAACGTATGAAGGAGAGCGAACTCTAA
- a CDS encoding smalltalk protein, whose product MKKETWKFVLQTLAAILTAIATSLGVQSCM is encoded by the coding sequence ATGAAGAAAGAAACGTGGAAATTTGTGTTGCAGACGCTCGCGGCGATACTTACCGCGATAGCAACAAGCCTCGGAGTGCAGAGTTGCATGTAG
- a CDS encoding endo-1,4-beta-xylanase, which yields MKKLCLLLFVAGLMTSAVAQSKFELGKPNDDNYRYLDDYLALKEYINHTAHPKFKLGIGTTVNDYLNNTLVKNLTNKNFTETVAGNAMKMGSCVDGNGNMNFTTVKNYVNAATNAGLNVYGHVLAWHSQQPKGWLLKLLADKPAPELTDGDVEVVELAASKDFRTNQSVGWKANESEYGFTVSFNSTDGLHLNSTKSYSYQVQFVGMDNIILQKGKQYKMTMTVKGSKSGKVSGRLGDWSGGASVSVPFTTAWQDVVVNVKPTMESSFLLMQFPNFVGDVYIKSIKFEAVKKGKTIKEERRCIKAHAKAKQSEAWDNQMWIVPGSFASGASYVFTADVRADKPAYASTQIHNAPRTYVNSDAFGNISFTTEWKTVTVSGKFSAAGQSIALNLSELADENNYYFDNVSLKINGTEKIKNGDLEGTDLSSFKVKEYGGSVVAPTVIDSLTYVYVPSSIPLTAQERHDTLVYAMDKWIKGMMNACNGKVKAWDLVNEAISGGGNDGSGNYTLQHSQGYNPDGTWDVGGDAFYWQDYMGDLEYVRQACRLARKYGPDSVVLFINDYNLESDWDGNKKLKSLINWIKKWEADSITKIDGIGTQMHISYYENSSTLSSKKSAITNMFKLMAATGKYVRVSELDMGYVNSSGNDVPTASMTEAQHKRMANYYEWIIKEFFRCVPASQQWGICHWCPTDSPEHSGWRANTPVGIWDLNYYRKHVYSGFVKGLGGVPNAIDDIKEDTSLDTSKGIYNLKGMRMHATSIGELPAGLYVVNGKKVVVK from the coding sequence ATGAAGAAACTATGCTTACTGTTGTTTGTGGCTGGTCTGATGACTTCTGCTGTCGCACAGTCCAAATTCGAGTTGGGTAAGCCAAATGACGACAACTATCGTTATTTGGATGACTATCTGGCTTTGAAGGAATATATCAACCACACAGCTCATCCAAAGTTTAAGCTCGGCATAGGCACAACTGTCAACGACTACCTCAACAACACACTTGTAAAGAACCTTACCAACAAGAACTTTACTGAGACGGTGGCTGGCAACGCCATGAAGATGGGAAGTTGTGTGGATGGCAATGGTAACATGAACTTCACTACTGTAAAGAACTATGTGAATGCTGCTACCAATGCTGGACTTAATGTCTATGGCCACGTTCTTGCCTGGCACTCTCAGCAGCCTAAGGGATGGCTGCTCAAGCTGCTTGCCGACAAGCCTGCGCCAGAACTCACCGATGGCGATGTTGAAGTGGTGGAGTTGGCTGCCAGTAAGGATTTCCGTACTAATCAGAGCGTGGGGTGGAAAGCTAACGAGTCGGAATACGGCTTTACGGTAAGCTTCAACTCTACTGATGGTCTCCATCTCAATTCCACGAAATCATATTCCTATCAGGTGCAGTTCGTTGGCATGGATAACATCATTCTCCAAAAGGGAAAGCAGTATAAGATGACCATGACAGTAAAAGGCTCAAAGTCGGGTAAGGTGTCTGGACGTCTTGGCGACTGGAGTGGGGGAGCGAGCGTAAGCGTGCCTTTCACAACAGCATGGCAAGATGTTGTAGTAAACGTCAAGCCTACTATGGAGAGCAGCTTCCTGCTGATGCAGTTCCCAAATTTTGTGGGCGATGTCTATATTAAGAGCATCAAGTTTGAAGCTGTTAAGAAGGGTAAGACCATTAAAGAGGAGCGTCGCTGCATTAAGGCTCATGCTAAGGCAAAGCAGTCTGAGGCTTGGGATAATCAGATGTGGATTGTTCCTGGCTCGTTCGCATCAGGAGCAAGCTATGTGTTCACTGCCGATGTGCGTGCCGACAAGCCTGCCTATGCCTCCACACAGATACATAACGCCCCCAGAACTTATGTGAACTCTGATGCTTTTGGCAACATCAGCTTTACTACTGAGTGGAAGACTGTCACAGTAAGTGGAAAGTTCAGCGCTGCAGGACAGAGCATAGCACTCAACCTGAGTGAGCTTGCCGATGAGAACAACTACTATTTCGATAATGTAAGCCTGAAGATTAACGGCACTGAGAAGATAAAGAATGGTGACCTCGAAGGCACAGACCTCAGCTCGTTCAAGGTAAAGGAATATGGAGGCAGTGTTGTCGCTCCAACAGTCATCGACAGTCTGACTTATGTCTATGTGCCAAGCTCTATTCCTTTGACAGCACAGGAGCGTCACGACACTCTCGTCTATGCTATGGACAAGTGGATAAAGGGCATGATGAATGCCTGCAATGGCAAGGTTAAGGCATGGGACCTCGTCAACGAGGCTATCTCAGGCGGTGGCAACGATGGCTCAGGCAACTATACCCTGCAGCACTCACAGGGCTATAACCCTGACGGAACATGGGACGTAGGTGGCGATGCCTTCTATTGGCAGGACTATATGGGCGACCTCGAATATGTGCGCCAGGCATGCAGACTTGCACGCAAATATGGTCCTGACAGTGTTGTACTCTTCATCAACGACTACAACCTCGAGTCTGACTGGGACGGCAACAAGAAGCTTAAGTCACTCATCAACTGGATAAAGAAATGGGAGGCTGACAGCATCACCAAGATTGACGGCATAGGCACTCAGATGCACATATCTTATTATGAGAACAGCAGCACGCTGTCAAGCAAGAAGAGCGCCATCACTAACATGTTCAAGCTCATGGCTGCAACAGGCAAGTACGTGCGTGTAAGTGAGCTCGACATGGGATATGTTAATTCCAGTGGAAACGATGTGCCCACAGCAAGCATGACCGAGGCACAGCATAAGCGAATGGCTAACTACTACGAGTGGATCATCAAGGAGTTCTTCCGTTGCGTGCCTGCCTCACAGCAATGGGGCATCTGCCATTGGTGTCCTACCGATTCGCCTGAACACAGCGGATGGCGAGCCAACACTCCTGTAGGCATCTGGGATCTGAACTACTATCGCAAGCATGTCTATTCTGGCTTTGTTAAAGGACTCGGAGGTGTGCCAAATGCCATTGATGATATTAAGGAAGACACGTCTCTCGACACATCAAAGGGCATCTACAACCTTAAGGGTATGCGCATGCATGCCACATCGATTGGCGAGCTCCCTGCTGGCCTATATGTGGTAAACGGCAAGAAGGTAGTAGTCAAGTAA
- the pyrF gene encoding orotidine-5'-phosphate decarboxylase has translation MTRTELIEQIREKRSFLCVGLDTDPKKMPKCVFDLHDPIFEFNKAIIDATAAYCVAYKPNLAFYEAFGLKGMESFVKTCDYLKKNYPNHLIIADAKRGDIGNTSQMYARTFFEEYDIDALTVAPYMGEDSITPFLQYDGKWVIVLALTSNKGSYDFQLTEDAQGERLFEKVMKKCQQWGNDKNMMFVVGATQGKMFEDIRRIAPNHFLLVPGVGAQGGSLQEVCKYGMNKDCGLLVNSSRGIIYASSDDHFAGMAGNKARELQQEMAIELEKAGL, from the coding sequence ATGACAAGAACAGAATTAATAGAACAGATTCGCGAGAAACGCTCGTTTCTTTGTGTAGGTCTCGACACTGACCCAAAGAAGATGCCTAAGTGTGTCTTCGACCTTCACGACCCCATCTTCGAGTTCAACAAGGCCATCATCGATGCTACAGCAGCATACTGTGTGGCTTACAAGCCAAACCTTGCTTTCTATGAGGCTTTCGGACTGAAGGGCATGGAGTCGTTTGTCAAGACATGCGACTATCTTAAGAAGAACTATCCTAACCACCTGATCATTGCCGACGCAAAGCGTGGTGATATAGGCAACACCAGCCAGATGTATGCTCGCACCTTCTTTGAGGAGTATGACATCGACGCGCTTACCGTGGCACCATACATGGGTGAGGACAGCATTACTCCATTCCTGCAATATGACGGCAAATGGGTTATCGTGCTGGCGCTGACAAGCAACAAGGGCTCTTATGACTTCCAGTTGACTGAAGATGCTCAAGGCGAGCGCCTGTTTGAGAAAGTTATGAAAAAGTGTCAGCAGTGGGGTAACGACAAGAACATGATGTTCGTTGTAGGTGCCACTCAGGGTAAGATGTTTGAGGACATACGGCGCATTGCTCCTAACCATTTCCTGCTTGTGCCTGGCGTAGGTGCTCAGGGTGGCTCGCTTCAGGAGGTGTGCAAGTATGGCATGAACAAGGACTGTGGATTGCTCGTCAACTCTTCTCGTGGAATAATCTATGCTTCTTCTGATGACCATTTTGCTGGAATGGCAGGCAACAAGGCTCGTGAGCTTCAGCAGGAGATGGCAATAGAGCTTGAGAAGGCTGGACTTTAA